From Miscanthus floridulus cultivar M001 chromosome 15, ASM1932011v1, whole genome shotgun sequence, the proteins below share one genomic window:
- the LOC136506603 gene encoding uncharacterized protein encodes MVHRPAVADRRAQVVDQPAAARGATGRRHQQQQEHQGSQELLLRRLLPCNKGKACRFKRSCFSEEDDAAASAMFLLACVVCAPSL; translated from the coding sequence ATGGTTCACCGGCCGGCTGTAGCCGATCGTCGGGCCCAGGTCGTGGACCAGCCGGCCGCGGCGAGAGGCGCCACCGGGAGgcggcatcagcagcagcaggagcatcAGGGGTCGCAGGAGCTGTTGCTGCGTCGGCTGCTGCCGTGCAACAAGGGCAAGGCGTGCCGGTTCAAGCGCAGCTGCTTCAGCGAAGAGGacgacgccgccgcctccgccatgTTCCTCCTCGCCTGCGTCGTCTGCGCCCCCtccctttga
- the LOC136507455 gene encoding protein ENHANCED DISEASE RESISTANCE 2-like, producing MEKSDRDMAMWRVIDWFKDTKRMDHVARRKRICGSEVVADKGMLTFLVNIQIPGPSHYSLVLYFVSNSLEKGSLLQRFADGDDDFRNSRLKLIPSVPKGSWIVRQSVGSTPYLLGKAVDCSYLRGPDDIEVDVDIGSSAVANGVLGLVFGVVTTLVVDMAFLIQANTYDELPEQLLARLSHIKPSAAVYPNLENIS from the exons ATGGAGAAGAGTGATAGAGACATGGCCATGTGGCGAG TGATTGACTGGTTTAAGGACACCAAGCGTATGGATCACGTTGCTAGGCGGAAAAGGATCTGCGGCTCAG AGGTTGTTGCTGATAAGGGAATGCTCACTTTCCTGGTAAACATACAA ATTCCTGGACCAAGTCATTACAGCTTGGTCCTTTATTTTGTCTCAAATTCCTTGGAGAAAGGATCACTGTTGCAGCGTTttgccgatggtgatgatgattTCCGAAACAGCAGACTGAAGCTTATCCCCTCTGTTCCAAAG GGGTCTTGGATAGTGCGGCAAAGTGTTGGAAGCACACCTTACTTACTGGGGAAAGCCGTGGATTGCAGCTATTTGCGTGGTCCTGACGACATAGAA GTGGATGTAGATATTGGTTCATCTGCGGTAGCCAATGGGGTACTGGGCTTGGTGTTTGGTGTTGTTACCACCTTGGTAGTTGACATGGCGTTTCTTATACAG GCAAACACATACGACGAGCTCCCAGAGCAGCTCCTAGCACGGCTATCACACATCAAACCTTCCGCAGCAGTGTATCCTAACCTTGAAAACATTTCCTAA